The Anabaena sp. PCC 7108 region TCGCGTAGGCGATAATGCCCTGGCTTTCAGAATTGCCGCCATCAAAAAAGCATAAGATAGAACACCAACTACCACCAACAACAAAGCATTAATTGAACCCGTAGCATTCCACAAAGCATGGAGTGCAGAAGCGCTTAAATAACCAACAGAGAGAATCTGCCAACTCATCAGCGGCTTGAGGACAGCTAACCCTATAAAATAGCCCAGATATCCACTGTAAGCCATATGTCCAGCTACAGAGCCTAAAATTCGCGGAATTAGTAACTGTAACCCCACCAACTGACCTGCACCTACTCCCGATTGTTGGGTAACATTTTGGGTGATCACAGGCACATATTGACCAAGAGTTTCCAGCAAAGTAAAACCTACAGCTGAAGCAGTTCCCAGCAAAATACCATCTAGAGGTTCCCAAACGCCGATTCGTTCACGCCAGGGTGATGGCAATGAGTTACCTATGAAGTATGCACCTAATACTGGCAATGCCTTTAGTAATTCCTCCATTAACCCAGCACCAAAAAACATCCGCACCAGCAACTCTGTAAAGGTGATTGAATCTTGAGATGAGGGCAAACTTCCAGGAAGAATAACGCGAAATACAAAAATTAGAAAATCCAATATAGGACTAAGCAAAATCAGCGTTGTACTCAATGCCATAGCGATGAGTACCCACCAAGGTTTCGGTTTACCACAAAGTTGATAAACAAAGTAGTAAGCAGCAAAGGCGATGTAAGACCCAACAATCAATTGATTTGCTTGGGGATTCCCTACGGTAGCAAACATCAGTACTACAAATACGACTGTCAGAATTCCCGGTACTAGGTAAGCTTTCCGAGTTAAATCTTTCCCAGTGGAAATGATGGGAAACAGTTGTGTAAAGCTAACAGAATCTTGCTGTGATGCCAGTTGCCTATTTTTAGCAGATGGTAGTGTCTTTCCCTGATTAAGTGTCATCACTGTTGGTTGAGAGGGAAATTCATACTCAAAAATGAATTGTGGACCATCTGCACCTAGAGAAATGCGATCGCCATGATGCAATTCCTGAGAACCTTGTAAAAGTTGTCCATTTAAAAAAGTTCCATTGGCGCTATTCAAATCACAAATCACCCAGCTGAATCTGCTATCTGGTGATACAGAAAGGGGACGAACCACCGCATGACGACGAGATACCATCCGGTACATCATGGCATCCAAGACAACTTGGCAGATGGGGTCGCGTCCAATGACCATCTCTTTAGTGGGAAGTAGTGAGTAGCGGGATTCCGATCCAGAAGTTACTCCATTACTAGACACTAGCCGCAGAAATGCATTATGTCTTGCGTTGTTGCCTGTCATCGAGTTAGTGAGTGAGTCTAAACAAATTCTATGGCTTACGCCAAGCTACGCTATCAAATTTTTTGGTATGGTAGTAGATTTAACCTTAGTCATATCAATAGCCACAGCTATTGCTAAATACACTATAGCTTCACTAACCCTCGCTTCGCTCCAATTCAAAATACAAAATTAAAAATTCAAAATCAAGAAAGCCAAAAATTTAGAATATTAGTTGTTTTACTCTTAACTTAGAAGCAGGGAAGCTTTTTAGCCAAGGGGGGCGAGGAAATATTATTGTCTAGGTTGGTATATATTCATTTATGTTTTAAGTAAGTGGAAGTGAATACACTTAAAAGTAAAGTACTCTTATGACAATCTCCTGAATTTATTTATGGGATTCATGTATAATTGATGGACTAAAGTAAATTAAATTCTGTTACTGCTGCGGAGAAGTTTTTGTTTTCATGTCCTGAAAGACTAAGTTTTATCAATGCAAATCGTTGTAAAGAAGTTAAAATTCTCCACTTTGACAAGGTGATATTAACACCTGTTGTTTGTGCTTCTTCCTGAACGCTAATTGGTATATTTGTAGAATCCAACCAAGGTGGATGAGGTTCAATAGCTAATTGGGTAACTTGTTTACCTGTGCGTTCCAAAATTAGTTGTTGCAGATACTGTTGATAAGATTCAATTTCTGTTGTTGTGGAACAGGGTAATTCAACTAAAGCCTGACGTTCTGCTAAAGTCAATTGATTCCATTCAGACAACCTGAGCTTAATTCCACAAGTATCTAATTTGTAACGTAGTTGCATAGGTATGCACCGTAGAGACTCCACAAAATCGGCTTCAAATCCAAATAATTCTGCCATATTTAAATTAATAACTACAGTAGTTTAATGTTCTTTTCGGGAATTATTTGTCCGAATTATAAAATAACTAATTGATAGGGAAAGAATAGCAATACCTAAACCTATAATTTCTATACCTTCAGTTACTTTTAAATCAAGAATAATAATTTTACGAGCAATTGCAATTAGAGAAGTAACAATAACTAATTCAACTTGTAAAACGTGCTTTTTTAGGTAGCCTGTAATATTTTCTAAGATTTCCAATGCAATCAGCACATTTAGAAATAAACCAAAAGTTTTAAATAATGCCTGACTAAAAGTACCTTCTGCTGGAGAAAGTATCTCCTTAACTATAAATATTGTTAAATCTGCCAGCGTCGCAAAAATTACTAGCACCATTAGAAGAGATAGTAACTTTGAAACTATGACCTCCACAATTTCTATGAAGTTCATAAAGTTTTTATCACTTGTAACTTCTATCAATCGTTTGATTAGTCTATTCATTTGACGTATCCTGAGTTAAAATCAATTGAAAAACTACAAAAATAAAAACCCCATATAAATATCTACAGGATAAAACAGACTATTCCAGACTATTCGTAATCGACCAATCCTAATGTTTAACTGCTTGTTATCGAAAATATTAAACAATGATTAAGTTCGCGGAAATTTTTGATCATAAAAATCAATCATAACTATTGAATATTAATAATAGGTCTGAGTGAATAATTCCCAGTTTAGGAAACATATTAAGCAGCTTACCATTGTGAGGACAAAATTTGATAATTTTTGGCAGTAATTTCTACAGAAACGGGTACTAGCTGCACAGCGCAAGCTTTTAATTCTGGTTGCAGAGAATCAGGACAAGATTCTGAGTGAGTAAGCGTGTTAGCTTCTGCCTCATTTGCCCATAACTTACCCCAATGCATAGGCACAAAAACAGTACCGGGGGAAATAGCCTTTGTGACTTTAGCCGGAAACTTAGTTTTACCACGACGCGATCGCACTTCTAGCCACTGATTATCAATAATACCCAAATCAGCAGCATCACGGGGATGAATCTCAATAAACGGTTGCGGGTGTAGTTTGCGAATTTTCTCTATTCTACCTGTGCGTGTTTGTGTATGCCAATGTCCATACAATCTACCAGTAGTTAATATAAAAGGATAATTCTCATCAGGTGGTTCAGCTAAACCTTGAGAATAATATGCACCAAATTTAGCGCGTCCGTTATTTGTATGAAAACGTAGATTAGTATATAGACGTTTAACTGCTGAATTACTACCCTGTGAATAAGGCCAATGAGTTGGACCTTGTGTAGCTAAAAACTCATGACTTAAACCCGACATATCACAAGGACGCTGACGAGTTAACTGGACAAATTCCTGATAAACTTCGGCGGAATTTTGGAAATTAAACTTATTATCAAAACCTAATCTTTTTCCCACTTCCGCGAAAATTTCCCAATCAGGTTTTGCTTCCCTGGGTGGTTCACGAAAAGCTGAACATAGAGTTACCATTCTCTCAGAATTAGTCATAATCCCAGTTTTTTCACCCCACTGTGCCGCAGGTAATAAAACATGAGCATAAGCTGATGTTTCTGTTGGGTAATAAGCATCTTGATAGATAGTAAAAGGAGATTTCAATAACGCCTTTTTCGTTCTTTCTAAATCTGGCATACTCACAGCGGGATTAGTAGCAGCAATCCACAATAAACCCACATTTCCTATTTCCAAATTAGTAATTATTTCCCACGCTGTCAAACCAGGAACAGAGGAAATTTGTCCTTTTTCTAAACCCCAGAAATCCTCAACTTCTCCTCGATGTTCGGCATTTTTTACTGACCGATAACCCGGTAATAAATGGGATAAACCCCCCGCTTCTCTGCCACCCATAGCATTAGGTTGACCAGTCAAAGAAAATGGACCCGCACCAGGTTTACCGATTTGTCCCGTCATTAAATGTAAATTAATAATAGTTCTAACTTTAGCCGTACCTTCAGAAGATTGATTAACACCCATTGACCATAAAGAAAGTACAGATTTTGATTTTCCCCAATATTTAGCAGCCGTTTCTAAATCTGCAATACTAATACCACATCGACTAGCTACAACTTCTGGAGAATAATGCCGAATTACCTCTGCATAAGCTGGAAAATTGCTGGTACATTCATCCATAAATAATGTATCAATATAATTCCAACGCATTAATAAATGAGCAATACCATTTAATAAATCAATATCTGTACCTGGACGAATAGCTAAATGTAAATCGGCTGCTTCTGCGGTAGGAGTGCGACGAGGATCAACCACAACCATTTTAACATTATGATTTTTTTTATGATATTTTGCTAACCGATTAAAAATAATGGGATGACATTCCGCCGTATTTGTACCAATTAAAAAAGCACAATCAGTTAATTCTAAATCATCGTAACAGCAAGGAGGACCATCAGCACCAAAACTTTGAATATACCCAGATACCGCACTAGACATACACAACCGGGAATTAGCATCGAAATTATTAGTTCCTAAACAACCTTTGAGTAACTTTTGAGCAATATAATAATCTTCAGTTTGAAATTGTCCAGAACCATACATACAGATAGAATCTGTAGCTTGATTTAATCGTAATGTTTGAATACGTTGGATAATAATATCAAAAGCTTCATCCCAACTTACACGCCGAAATTCTGCATCTAAAGAATCACGTAACATTGGATAATGCAATCTATTTTTATCTAATGATTCGGCAATTGTTGCACCTTTAACACATACCATTCCTTGACTGGAAGGATGGGATTTATCACCCCTAACTCGCCAAGTTGGAGTTCCTTCACTATCTCGATTTGTGGCTTTTCCATGTTGGGCTGGTGGGGAAACTTCTAAACCGCAACCAACCCCGCAATAAGGACAAAGTGTTTTGGTAAATTCATTCATAATATTTGCAGGTTTAAAAGGTTATTTCGCGCAAAGATGCAAAGGAGCAAAGGCGCAAAGTTACGGCTAATGCTGCGTTATCAGATTCTGCATTTTTTATGATAAACGAACCGCAGAGGCACAGAGGACGCAGAGATAATTTAAGAAGAGGAGAAAGGAGAAATATTTTTAATTTCTGGTTTTTATGTTCTTACCTTTGCGTCTGGAGCGCCTCTGCGTGAGACAATTATTCTTCTGTCATTAAAATTGGTTGATGGTTAATTATTTCTGCTTCAGTTTCATTATCAGATGCAAATGAATCTTTTGGTTCTTTGAGGAAGAATCCACACATGAAGGCGCAAATCATTGCGGCTATTCCCATTGTTGCAAATAGGGTTGATGCGTCTGTTAAACTGAAGATTGTCAGATAAACTACGCCGCCAAAGTTACCGTAAGCACCGACGTTTCCTGCTATTTGTCCTGTTGCTTCTTTTTTGATTAATGGGACTATTCCGTAAGTCGCACCACAACCAGCTTGAGCAAAGTAAGCCGCGAACATTGTCACAGCAATTGCTAAGGGGATAGGCCAATCTTTGTTAATGAAGTGCGCCATTAAATAACCAATTGCAATCCCAGCAGAAACTATTGTCATTGTCCATTTACGCGAACCAAATTTATCGGAAATTAATCCACCACTAGGACGAGAAACTAGGTTAAGAAATGGATATACAGATGCAATCATTCCAGCGACAATATGTTCTAAACTAAAGGTTTTTTCAAAAAACGCGGGTAGCATGGAAACGGCTGCAAGTTCTGAACCAAAGCTGGTAATGTAGGTAAATTCTAAAAGTGCTACTTGACTGAATTGATAACGTTGATTTGCAGGGTAGGTTTTTTGTCTAGTTAGTAATTCTTGATTGACTTGATATGCTTGGTAACTTTGGTAAGCAAATAATCCTGCTAACGCCAACCAAGCTATATACATTTGGCTGGTGGTAAAGAAGTGAATATTTTTTTGTTCTAATCTCCAAGCTAATAAGCCTAATGCGAAAATTAACCCGAAGTTAGACACAATCATCGCCCAAAAGCTTTTGATGGAAGTTACTTCTAATGAACCATTTTTCTTGGGCTTTTTATAAACTTTACCAATCGGTGTATCTTGAACGCTTTTAAAGTAGAATAATCCGTAAATTGCAGTGATAATTCCTGTTAATGCAATTGTTAATCTCCAGTTAGAACCACCACCATCTAAAAAGCTAGTTGCAATTGCAATTGTTGGTAAAGCAAATTCTGCTCCAAATGCGCCAAAATTGCCCCAACCGCCATAAATACCTTGCGCTATTCCCATTTCTTTGGGAGGAAACCATTCCGCTACCATGCGGATTCCCACAACAAATCCAGAACCGACTATTCCCATTAATAAGCGACTAATAACTAATTGGTTAAAGTCTTGGGCTAATGCTGTTGCTAAACAAGGAATTACAGCAAACATTAATAATAAAGAATAGGTAATTCTTGGACCGAATTTATCCAGTAACATCCCAATAATGATGCGGGCTGGAATTGTTAAGGCTAGGTTACAAATTCCTAAAGTTTTAATTTGTTCGGGTAGTAAATGTAATTCTTTCCCAATGGTGGTAGCAAAGGGTGCAAAGTTAAACCAACAGACAAAGGTGAGAAAGAAAGCAAACCATGTCTGATGTAAAATTCGATAACGTCCTTTTAATGAAAATAATCCTTTTAACATTTCTTTTCTCGCTAAATAATTGAATTTCTGAAAAATTGGATATACAAATCCATAGACAATTATGAAATTGCCCAAGGTTTTAACTAATTAATAATCAAAGATGTCGGTAATTACTTATTACCAATTACCAATCACCAATCACCAATTACCATTTCTAAACTATTGCTGGTTCTCGCAATTTTGCCCCAAATTGGGTAATTAGTATTTCTCTCAATATGGGTTGTAAGTCTTCACAGGGAATACTTTTTTGCACGCAAGTTCCTAAATGTGCGTCTTTCCCCACTGTTCCACCCATGTAAATATCCACACCTTCCGACATTTTGCCATTTTTACGCACTTTTGTTCCCATTAAGCCAATATCTGCTACTTGCGGTTGTCCACAGGAGTTTGGGCATCCTGTCCAATGAATTCTTACAGGACGTGATAAAGTTAGTTCAGATTCCAATGATTTAATCATTGCTAAGGCGCGGTTTTTGGTTTCTATTAATGCAAAGTTGCAAAATTGTGCGCCTGTGCAAGATACTAATGATCGCATTAATAAACCAGGATTAACTGAGAATTTCTCTAATATCGATTCTGTGAAAAATGGTGTTAAACTGGAATCGGGAATATTCGGAATAATGATATTTTGTTCTACCGTAAACCGGATTTCTCCACTTCCATAAACTTCGGCTAACCGGGCAATTTCAAACATATCATCAGCATACAATCGCCCGACGGGAATATTTAAACCTGCGTAGTTAAATCCAGGTTGTTTTTGTTTATATATTCCCACATGATCCCGTTTTTCCCAGTCAATTTCATCTTTGGCTACTGCGGGTAATAATGATTTTCCAAAACGGTTTTCTACTTCTGCGCGGAACTTTTCTATCCCCCATTCATCAAGTAGCCACATTAACCGGGCTTTTTGTCTATTTGTGCGTAAGCCATGATCTCGGAAAATCTCGACAATAACTTTGGATAATAATACAACTTCGGCGGGAGATACCCACACATTGAGAGGAATGGCTGCTTCACAACGTTTTGCAGAAAATAAGCCGCCGACAATGACGTTAAAACCAAAGATTGGTACTTCATTTTCATTTCCCCAAAAAGCGGGAATAAAGGCTAAATCGTTAATTTCTGCGTGAACGGAATTATCTCTTCCGCCGGTAATTGCAATGTTAAATTTCCGGGGAAGATTGCTAAATTCTGGATTACCTTCACCGTTGTTAGTCAGCATATCTTGAATTTGCTGCACTAATTCTCTGGTATCATAAAATTCATCTGCATCCAAACCTGCTACAGAATCACCTGTAATATTACGGACGTTATCCATCCCCGATTGGATAGTAGTTAATCCAACTTTGTGAAATTTATTAAAGATATCGGGAATATCTTCAATGTTGATCCCGCGTAGTTGTATATTCTGTCTGGTGGTAATATCGGCGCTGCCATTTTCACC contains the following coding sequences:
- a CDS encoding phosphate-starvation-inducible PsiE family protein yields the protein MNRLIKRLIEVTSDKNFMNFIEIVEVIVSKLLSLLMVLVIFATLADLTIFIVKEILSPAEGTFSQALFKTFGLFLNVLIALEILENITGYLKKHVLQVELVIVTSLIAIARKIIILDLKVTEGIEIIGLGIAILSLSISYFIIRTNNSRKEH
- a CDS encoding molybdopterin oxidoreductase family protein — its product is MNEFTKTLCPYCGVGCGLEVSPPAQHGKATNRDSEGTPTWRVRGDKSHPSSQGMVCVKGATIAESLDKNRLHYPMLRDSLDAEFRRVSWDEAFDIIIQRIQTLRLNQATDSICMYGSGQFQTEDYYIAQKLLKGCLGTNNFDANSRLCMSSAVSGYIQSFGADGPPCCYDDLELTDCAFLIGTNTAECHPIIFNRLAKYHKKNHNVKMVVVDPRRTPTAEAADLHLAIRPGTDIDLLNGIAHLLMRWNYIDTLFMDECTSNFPAYAEVIRHYSPEVVASRCGISIADLETAAKYWGKSKSVLSLWSMGVNQSSEGTAKVRTIINLHLMTGQIGKPGAGPFSLTGQPNAMGGREAGGLSHLLPGYRSVKNAEHRGEVEDFWGLEKGQISSVPGLTAWEIITNLEIGNVGLLWIAATNPAVSMPDLERTKKALLKSPFTIYQDAYYPTETSAYAHVLLPAAQWGEKTGIMTNSERMVTLCSAFREPPREAKPDWEIFAEVGKRLGFDNKFNFQNSAEVYQEFVQLTRQRPCDMSGLSHEFLATQGPTHWPYSQGSNSAVKRLYTNLRFHTNNGRAKFGAYYSQGLAEPPDENYPFILTTGRLYGHWHTQTRTGRIEKIRKLHPQPFIEIHPRDAADLGIIDNQWLEVRSRRGKTKFPAKVTKAISPGTVFVPMHWGKLWANEAEANTLTHSESCPDSLQPELKACAVQLVPVSVEITAKNYQILSSQW
- a CDS encoding nitrate reductase associated protein — encoded protein: MAELFGFEADFVESLRCIPMQLRYKLDTCGIKLRLSEWNQLTLAERQALVELPCSTTTEIESYQQYLQQLILERTGKQVTQLAIEPHPPWLDSTNIPISVQEEAQTTGVNITLSKWRILTSLQRFALIKLSLSGHENKNFSAAVTEFNLL
- a CDS encoding PrsW family glutamic-type intramembrane protease; amino-acid sequence: MTGNNARHNAFLRLVSSNGVTSGSESRYSLLPTKEMVIGRDPICQVVLDAMMYRMVSRRHAVVRPLSVSPDSRFSWVICDLNSANGTFLNGQLLQGSQELHHGDRISLGADGPQFIFEYEFPSQPTVMTLNQGKTLPSAKNRQLASQQDSVSFTQLFPIISTGKDLTRKAYLVPGILTVVFVVLMFATVGNPQANQLIVGSYIAFAAYYFVYQLCGKPKPWWVLIAMALSTTLILLSPILDFLIFVFRVILPGSLPSSQDSITFTELLVRMFFGAGLMEELLKALPVLGAYFIGNSLPSPWRERIGVWEPLDGILLGTASAVGFTLLETLGQYVPVITQNVTQQSGVGAGQLVGLQLLIPRILGSVAGHMAYSGYLGYFIGLAVLKPLMSWQILSVGYLSASALHALWNATGSINALLLVVVGVLSYAFLMAAILKARALSPTRSQNFATRFLEPK
- a CDS encoding ferredoxin--nitrite reductase, with translation MTETATTTEKLNKFEKFKAEKDGLAVKNEIENFAQIGWEAMDENDLNHRLKWLGVFFRPVTPGKFMMRMRLPNGILNSNQMSALAEVVQRYGENGSADITTRQNIQLRGINIEDIPDIFNKFHKVGLTTIQSGMDNVRNITGDSVAGLDADEFYDTRELVQQIQDMLTNNGEGNPEFSNLPRKFNIAITGGRDNSVHAEINDLAFIPAFWGNENEVPIFGFNVIVGGLFSAKRCEAAIPLNVWVSPAEVVLLSKVIVEIFRDHGLRTNRQKARLMWLLDEWGIEKFRAEVENRFGKSLLPAVAKDEIDWEKRDHVGIYKQKQPGFNYAGLNIPVGRLYADDMFEIARLAEVYGSGEIRFTVEQNIIIPNIPDSSLTPFFTESILEKFSVNPGLLMRSLVSCTGAQFCNFALIETKNRALAMIKSLESELTLSRPVRIHWTGCPNSCGQPQVADIGLMGTKVRKNGKMSEGVDIYMGGTVGKDAHLGTCVQKSIPCEDLQPILREILITQFGAKLREPAIV
- a CDS encoding NarK family nitrate/nitrite MFS transporter; the encoded protein is MLKGLFSLKGRYRILHQTWFAFFLTFVCWFNFAPFATTIGKELHLLPEQIKTLGICNLALTIPARIIIGMLLDKFGPRITYSLLLMFAVIPCLATALAQDFNQLVISRLLMGIVGSGFVVGIRMVAEWFPPKEMGIAQGIYGGWGNFGAFGAEFALPTIAIATSFLDGGGSNWRLTIALTGIITAIYGLFYFKSVQDTPIGKVYKKPKKNGSLEVTSIKSFWAMIVSNFGLIFALGLLAWRLEQKNIHFFTTSQMYIAWLALAGLFAYQSYQAYQVNQELLTRQKTYPANQRYQFSQVALLEFTYITSFGSELAAVSMLPAFFEKTFSLEHIVAGMIASVYPFLNLVSRPSGGLISDKFGSRKWTMTIVSAGIAIGYLMAHFINKDWPIPLAIAVTMFAAYFAQAGCGATYGIVPLIKKEATGQIAGNVGAYGNFGGVVYLTIFSLTDASTLFATMGIAAMICAFMCGFFLKEPKDSFASDNETEAEIINHQPILMTEE